The DNA window tattgttcagctgctagtGCTGGTGTGTGGCGTGAGAGGGGTTATGGTGATGGCACCACCCcctacacgtgactcagcagtattgctttgcttccatggctgcccagctttcctccacaggcatttcccacgacagtctcctccctcacgtCCTCtcaatctgtctctctgcagtcagcagcagccctcaccctgggattgctccacaatccctaaactccagctctcAGCCACTgtaccttccaggggacctgcatcTCTGTCTGGGATATGTATGGCTGGGGCAAAGACTGtctgattttcattccatttaggctgccacagatcagctgtttcattcttagccttaaatgtttctcctctaactcagacaattgccctgatgtgtgGATCAGACACCGGCTTCAGTTCCCCTACCTGccaaggtttttttgtttttttttcctgtttttcccttAGTTCTTTCATCCTACCTAGGTTTGCATGGTTCTAAATAGTCTTTTACTCTGGTCAGGTAcacctgtccactctcagctggtgttcacATGTACTTCTGTCTGAAGTTGTATTCCTGATATAtacatggagagagatgtactccatatccacctactcctccaccatcttctctCCATGAGCCACATCTTGACAAGAGAGTCATCCTGTCCTTTGAATCTTTGAAGCCTGACATTGACTTCTCCTCTTTAGCTATGAAAGTCCTAAATGGGATCTTCTTCCAATATAAGACTGTTTTGTCTGCATTGAATATCTGTTGTTTTGTGTAGCACATTCATTAATTACCTTAACTATATCTTCTGGATAACTGGCTGTAACTTCTACCTCAGCTCTTGTGCTTCACCTTGCACATCAATGTTCTGGAGATTGCTTCTTTCCTTTAACCTTATGAACCAAACTTTCatagcttcaaacttttcttctgcagcttccacATCTTTCTCAGCCTTCATAGATTTGAAGAGTTAAGGTCTTGCTTTAATTAGGAGATTGGATTAAGAGTATACTGTGACTGTTTTAATCTTCTCtccagaccactaaaactttGTCCATGTCAGCAATAAGACTGCCTCTCTGTCTTAGCATTTGTCTGTTCACTgtagtagcacttttaatttccttcaagaactatTCCTTTGCAATCACCACTTGGCTTTTTAGCAGAAGAGGCCTAACTTTTGTCCTTGCTTGGCTTTTGACGTGCCTTTATCATTAAGcataatcatttctagcttttggttTAAAGTGAGAGACCTgcgactcttcctttcacttaaaCACTTTGAGGGTATTGAAGGACAATTATTTGGCCTAATCTCAATACTGTGCGTCAGGAAATAGGGAGAcccaagaagagggagagagctgGAGGAACAGCTGGTCAGTGGAGCAGTCAGAATGcatataatatttattgattaagtTCATTATATTGGCACAGTGTGTCATCACCCTAAATCAATTCCAATGgtgacatcaaagatcactgctgtccatcaccataacaaattaataataataaaaaaagtttgaaaaaatgtgagaattaccaaaatgtgacacagagacacaaagtgagcaaatgctataGGAAAAATGATGTCTATAGACTTGCTCAACAAACAGTTGCCACAAATCTTTAGTTTATAGAAAACACAATAtcttcaaagcaaaataaaatgaagcacaataaaatgaggtttaTCTGTAGTTGCTTACATGTCAGTGGATGTGTGGCCTTTCATATTAACTTTTCTTGGGTATTACCTTTAGATGTGTAGCATTTGACCCAAGAGAGATGGATGGTGGCTGGAGGTCAAATTTTAATGCATCATTTCAGATTTATTTCTGAGAAGTCACTCATTCTGCAGAATCAGAAAGTGGTAGGGCTGAAGGGCAGAGTGGAAGGTCACCTACTTTATCCCTCTACCTCTGTGCAGTTCATGGAGTGACCCAAAATGTAATACTCATGTTAATTATACTTACTTTGCTGAGCTTGGTTGtatgccatttcctgctctgtcCCTCAGCTGCAAATTCTGTGGCATGACATTTGTTTCACTGATAATTCTGATAACTGCTGTTGTAATGTCATCTCATAAAACATGATCTGGTTTTGTGATTGAAATGGCAGATGCTACAGTTATCTGATTTCTTTCTAAAGATACATTTGGCCTTTGTTTAATCCTCTGTTCTGGTTTTCCTGACATCCTAAGGCTGAGTGTATCCTGTCAATATATAAAGGATTCTTAGGGACCAGGGAGGAAATTGAAACCCTGGACTTCTGGACCTCAAAGCCTCCTTTTTGGTTCCTTTCAGTAAAatgtgctcttttaaaaaaaattttatttatttgactgctgggtcttagttgcagcacgtgagagTTTTGGTCTTcaccatggtatgtgggatctagtttgctGACCACGGATCAAAGCCAGGCCCTCTgagttgggagcacagagtcttagccattggaccgtCAAGGAAGTCCCTGTAAAATGTGCTCTtgataatactttttaaattggagaaaaaCAAAGGTGGAGCTGGGAGtcaacttcattttttctttctatgatAAAGCTTACCTAGACTTAAGACTCCTGGCTTATATTTAAAGTGAACTGAAGAGCCAGGCCCTCCAGCATCTCTGTGACCTCCACTGAGATCCAAAAAGGCTGGCTGAGCACTCTGCCTCTGACAGTTAGACAACAGGCACAATTTTCAGTATGATGCAGTCTAATTGCAAATAGACTTCACAAGGCACTGTCTGATGATCAAGTGTGACTGAGACTCTCCTGTAGCTCCAGGAGCTCCTgagactatatatataatatacattctcATAAATATGTATATCCATAAAACCATTGTTATCATTTGTTCTGTAGAATAATTACAAACAATACAATACAAAGGCATTCAGGAAGCAGTTATTGAGATTCTCATTTATTCTTTCCAAAGTTTAGAATTAGCTTGCATGTAGCtctatttgtatgtgtgtgtgtgtgagagacagagagagattgaTTCTTTGTACTCTAccatataatttaataattagcATCTTTGCCAGTGATGGAGAGATTGCTCATTAAGTCTGCAGATGGGACTATACTGGGCAAGCTAACAAGATGTAAAGTTAGTTAATTTTGGAGCTGCACAAAGCAATGGAGAAGTAGATGAGACTGTCACTAAGTGTGGAAATCAGGCTAAATCATGAATGTGAAATAAAAGAACATGGTTTTCTAGGGAGAAGGCttgaaaatttaaatgacaaagtggaataaattttttagaaatgGAGATTGCAGGAAAATGCTCCAgtgaaaattgagaaaggagcaaGGAAAATCATTATCCCTTTTAGATATAAGGCTGGAATATAACTGCTAAAAGTTATTAAGAATGTTTggtggtttcccttgtggctcagtgctaaagaattcacctgccaactcaggagacatgggttcaatccctggtctggaaagatcccacatccacggagcaactaagcctgtgctctggagcctgggagccacaactactgggcccatgtgctgcaactactgaagcctgagcgctctagagcctgtgctccccagcaagaggagccactgcagtgagaaacctgcACACTGCAGCTGGAGGAGAGCTGCCgactgccacaactagagaaaagcctgcacagcaacaaagacccagcacaaccaaaaataaatacaattatgaaaattaaaaaaaaaaattgaataaggcttccttggtggtccagtgttaagaatctgcctcgcagtgcaggggacactagttagattcctggtctggaaagattcacATGCCTCActgtgggccacagctactgagcctgtgtgctacagctactgaagcccctgcactctagagcctgtgctcccaacAAGATAAGGCATTGCATGaaaagcccttgcaccacaagcATAGAGTAGACCCACTTTCCAGTATTAGAGAAAGTTCATGCATAGCAgtgaagacacagtgcagccaaaaataaataaataattattacaaaAGAATGTTTGAATAGTAAAACATCAGTTAAAAACAGATGACTACATAATGTCTTGTGCTGGGAAGTTAAAACTCAATTAAATCGGGTGATACTATACTTGATTTACATGtcaaattatattaatttattaccTGGAGATATGCTTTGCTTGTCTACTTTATAACTTCctctaaaatatttctaatattgtAAACAAAGTACTCagtttttaaggtttttatttggaaataattttcagttcagttcagtttagtcactcagtcttgtccaagtctttgccatcccatggactgcagcacaccaggcttcccagtccatcaccaactcctggtgcttgctcaaactcatgtccatccagtcggtgatgccatgcaaccacctcatcctctgttgttcccttctcctgccttcagtctttctcagcatcagggtcttttctaatgagtgagctcttcgcatgaggtggccaaagtattggagtttcagcttcagcatcagtctttccagtgactattcaggactgatttcctttaggattgactggttggatctccttgtagttcaagggactttctttagagtcttatccaacatcacagttcatcaattcttcggcgctcaactttcttaatggttcaactctcacatccaaacatgactactggaaaaaccatagctttgactaaatggacctttgttggcaaagtaatgtctctgctctttaaaatgctgtctaggttggtcatagctttttttcccccaaggagtaagcatcttttaatttcatggctgcagtcaccatctgcagtaattttggagcccaagaaaataaagtctgccactctatttgacatgctgctgctgctaagtcgcttcagtcgtgtccgactctgtgtgaccccgtagatggcagcttaccaggctcccctatccctgggattctccaggcaagaacactggagttggttgccatttccttctccaatgcgtttgacatgaagtgatgtgatcagatgccatgatctttgttttttgaatgttgagttttaaaccagctttttcactttcttctttcaccttcatcaagaggttctttagtacctctttgctttctgccaaaggggggtgtcatctgtatatctgagattattgatatttctccctgcagtcttgattccaaccaggcattttgcatgatgtactctacatataagttaaataagcagggtaatgatatacagccctgatgtactcctttccttatttggaaccagttcattgttccatgtccagttttaactgttgcttcttgatctgcatacaggtttctcagggggcaggtaaggtggtctgcttttcccatctctttaagaattttccacagtttgttatgatccacacagtcaaaggcttcagcacagtcgatgaagcagaagtaggtgtttttctggaattctctttttctatgatccaacggatgttgggaatttgatctctggttcctctgacttttctaaattagtttcacaaaaattttcaaaaataagtctCATATAATGTTTATCAAGATTTCCCAAATCTTAACATTTTACcacatttataattttctctcttttccttcttactcccaccttccttccttcttctgtttacctctttttatatttatacattttgagGGGATCTCTTTGAAAGTAAATTGCAAGCATGATATATCTATCCCTCTAAACACCTCAgtgtatatttcttaaaaatgagaaatgatttaaaataaccACAGTACTGTAATCAAAATCAAAGATTAATAATAACATAATACTATCATCTATTCTGTATACATTGATCAAATTTTCCACTTTCCCCACTAATATCTTTAATACAATAATTTTTTCCTCTGGTTCAGAATCCAATCCATATTCAATAAATTGTGTTTAGTTGTATCagagtaatcttttaaaaaaccaaatctGTTAGTATCACTACCTGGTTAAACATGATGGTTAAACATCATATGatgattttgaattctttttgtttaaattcatattttaaatttacatacagTCAAAATCACTGTTTTTGCAGTATGGCACttgcacagaaatagaaatatagatcaagggaatggatagaaaacccagaaataaccCAACGCACCTATGGTCgatctatgacaaaagaggcaaggcTACACCATGTGTAATGACAGTCTCTTCAACTAGTGATGCTggaaaaattggacagctacatgtgaaaatATTAAGTTAGGTCATTCtttaacaccaaacacaaaaataagcttaagtggattaaagacctaaatatgagatcagacactataaaactagaggaaaacataggcagaacattctttgacataaatcatagcaatatctGTTTCAATCCATcccccagaataatggaaataaaaataaacaaatgggacctacttaaactcaaaagcctttgcatggcaaaggaaacaataaaacaaagacaacccacagactgggagaaaatgatGTGATTGaaaagggattagtctccaaaatttacaaacagctcatgatgctTAATAGcaccaaaacaaaaacccaatcaacaaatgggcagaagacaaaTTTACTTACTTAccaaacagagactcacagacttagagaatgaacttaagtTTGCTGCGGGAATGACGGGGGAAGGgataaggagtttgggatgatggacatgtacacgctgctgctgctaagtcgcttcagtcgtgtccgactctgtgcgaccccatagacggcatccaaccaggctcccccgtccccgggattctccaggcaagaacactggagtgggttgccatttccttctccaatgcataaaagtgacaagtgaaagtcaggtcgctcagtcgtgtccgactcttcgcgaccacatagactgcagcccgccgggctcctccgcccatgggaccctccaggcaagagtactggagtagggtgccattgccttctccgcatgtacacactactatatttaaaaaggataaccaacaaagacccaccatacagcacatggaactgtCTTCAATGTTATGTGCCTGCTCGGATGGGAGGGCAGTTTAGGGAGAATcgatccatatatatgtgtgtctgagtcccttttctgttcacctgaaaatgtcagaacattgttaattaggcatacctcaatacaaaataaaaagcttaaaaaaaaaaaaaacaccaaatccCTCTTTCTGGTATACACTTCTGTGGGTAAGACAAATGAATGCAGTCAGACCaccattataaatatatagaacTGTTTCCTCACACCCAGAGATTTCCTTGAGTTACCATTTTATAGTTGACTTCTCAAGCTACAttcccccctggcaaccacagatatGTTCCTATAATTTAGCATTTTCCATAATGTCATATAATTAGATTCATACAAACCATAGCCTTTTaagtctgacttctttcacttaacacaaGGTGTTTGAGATTTATCCCTTATGTGAGCCAGTAATTTGTTCCCTTTTATTTCATTCTCGATAGTTTTCCAGTATTTGGATGTACTACAGCTTATGTATTAACCAACTgaaagacatttgggttgtttccagtttgtggcattcatgtacaagtttttatgGGGACAAAAGTTTCCAGTTCACTTGTGTTAATATATAGCAGTGAAATTGCTGGACTATGTGTTAGgaatatgtttaactttataaaaaattgccatttttttcctaaagtggctgtaccattttcattcctaccagcaataagTGAGAATTCAAATTACCCTGCATCCTTGAAAGCACTtaacttttgtctcttttttttcagattgagttagtttttattattgaaaataagataaatatgtttttttccccagttttattgaaatacaataGACATACAGCAcaatgtaagtttaaggtgtacggCATAAAGATTTGACTTTCATCATGGAATCATTGTCACAATAAATTTAGTTGAACATtaatcatctcatatagataaaaattaaagcaataggaaaaatatttttcctttgtgatgAGAAGTCTTAAGATTTAGTCTCTTAACTTATATacaacatacagcagtgttaatgaTTATTTATCATGTTTTACATTGCACCtctagaacttatttatcttataattagAAGTTTACACCTTCTGACTACCTTTGTCCAATTCCTTTTCCATCCTacccccacctctggtaaccacaaatctgatctctttcttctatgagtttgtttgtttgttgatgtataattgacttacaacatCATGTTTGTTCTtgttacacaacatagtgatttaatatttctatACACTTTGACCATCATGATAAgtttagttaccatctgtcaccatacaaagatattacatagttaCTATTTTCCCCACACTGTATACATTTCATATCCATGTCTCATTTATTTTGCACCTGGAAGTTTATACTtcttaatctccttcacctaCTTTTTTCTTCTCCCTACCACAATCCCTTCTGGCAAACACCTGTTTTTTCCTCTGTATCTATAACTGTTTATatgttttgttatatttcttcatttgttttgttttttaatttttcacccaTAAGTGAAACCAtaaagtttgtgtttttctttatctcatttatttcacttagcttaatatcTTCTAGGTCCCTTCAAGTTGTCCCAAATggcaagtttcattctttttatggttgaataattccattgtgtgtgtgtatatgtatgtatatatacatgtatatatgtgatggaatatatatatacacacatggtggaatattattcagccataaaaagaatatacacacaccacatcttatttatccattcatgtattcataggtacttagattgtttccatatcttggctattgtaaacagtgctacaatgtgCATAGgagtgtatatatctttttgaattagtggttttgttttctttagataaatacccaggagtagaattgctggattatatggtggttttgtttttaactttttgaggaaactccatacatTTTTCCATAGTGCTGCACCAAtttattcctaccaacagtgcacgagggttgccttttcaccacatccttgccaacacctgGTATTTGTTGTCTTGTTGATAGTCACCATTCttctaacaagtgtgaggtgatattgataaaaataaaatattcacagcTATTGCAAGCAGTGCTACAATGAATacaggggtgcatatatctttttgaatacGCATAAAGTATAAACCAACTAAATATATGTTGGTTTGTTAATGGCCCTTCTGAGTCTCTTGAGTTTATTCAAACTGGTCCGTGTCTATACCAGATGGCTGTTAAATACTTGCAATATTTGTCTTGACCATTTCTAATAAGATCCTGCTTTTCTTTCCTGATTCTTATTTTGCCATTTTCTCCCAAACTGTCTGCTTCACTCACCCTTGTCATGAAGTGTGAAGGGGCTTAGAAAGCTAACAATGTACCCTGCTAACAACATAGCTAACAACATAACAGTTTCATAGATGCTGGCAGGAGACAGGAAGTTCCTAGGTTAGAGACAAAGGATATCACTGTGCATAGCTCAGCAAGAAGATTCATGTTCATGTTGGTTCTTCCTGCTTCCCAAGTCCCACGAGGGTGATGTGGATATAAGCTCAGCTGGATGCCATGCACACAATACCACGCGCACAGTGTTTCTCTGAGCTTAGGAAACCCTCAGTCTTATAAGTAAGCTGATAGTAAACTTGTCCATCCTTTGACCGGGAGGAAGATATTACCTTTATGTTTctcttttgagagagagagagagagagagtatctGTATATTTCAAGATGGTTGGTTGCTATGCAAATATCCTTGGAAAGATGGTCCAGCACAAGAACTGATATGCTGATACAAGACGTCAGTAAATGCCGTGGAGAACTGTCTCTAAACGACACTGCCCATCTTTCAGTCTATCTAATGGACTATACTTTCTTCAGGTGCCATTGCttgtactgtttttcttttggaaacatttccttctctttcctctgcctcGTCTAATTAACTTTTCATCATTTTGTTGACTATCTTATACTGATAATTTTTCTTTAGTCCCCAGATTAAATTAGCTTTCCCTGTAGATCACTGCACATTTTATTAAGGGGAACTTAACATACTCTGTGATTTATGTTAGTgtaaggagacacaggtttgattcctgggtctggaagatcccctggaggaggaaatggcaagccactccagtattcttgcctggagaatcccatggacaaaggagcctggtgtcctacagtccatgggactcaaagagtcagacatgactgagcaactgagcatgcatacatgggcttagttgctgtgtggcatgtgggatcttcccagacgagggactgaacccatgcctcctgcattggaggtggaagagcctctggagaagggaatgacaacccactacagtattcttacctggagaatcccatggacagaggaacttggtgggctacagagtccatggagttgcaaagagtcagacacaactgagcaagtagcACTTCTTTACCgctagtcaccagggaagccccaaaatggaATGGATGGAAACATTTGATTAAGGTTGATTTACCTTTCATGGTAGATACAGTTTCATGCTTGTCAGGGAATGTACTGTATTGCTTGACTTGAATCTCTGTTGTCTAGCACAGTAACTGGCACATGGTagatagttaataaatatttgtggagtgaAAAGAAGTATATGTGTTAGGCATGTAGTATTTAAGTTAGCAAGACCTGTGGTTATGCAGCGTCTTAGCAAGTATTCTAGAATTTTCTAAGTATTTGATTTTGTGAAATCACCTGCAACTAATGAGAGTTTGGTCTATTTACTTCTACTGTTTATGCTTCATTTCTTtggtatgtctctgtgtgtgtatgtatgtatgtacagcTAACTGCAGAGGCTAGGATCTCCAGTGTAATGATGCAAGTACTAGTGAGTGGAATTCCTTTTCTGTTTCGACTAAAACAAGTATAGTTCTGATATTTCTTTAAGAATGGTTTTCTAGAAGCTAatgttaaagaaatttaatttttaaaaattaatttacttattttaattggaggctaattactttacaatattgtggtggtttttgccatacaccgacatgaattagccatgggtgtacatgtgtcccaccatcctggacccccctccaacctccttccctgccccacccctctgggttttCCCTGAgtaccagctttgggtgccctacTTCATGCATTAAATTTGCAccggtcatctattttacataaggtaatatacatgtttcaatgccattctctcatacagtcccactcttgccttctcccacatggtccaaaagtctgttctttatctgtGTCTGAAGAAATTGCTTTTAATTTGTAGTtggctaagattttttttttaatgtatgttgacttttgtcaatcatttcttttcagtattttctcttttaatctgttGGCGATTGACTAGAACAATTCTTACATTCCAAGAAAAAATTACATGTTTAGATATCACTTAGGAAGGATTTTGCCTGCAAATAACAGAATATCCAATTAAGAGTGAACTTAATAACAAAAACAGACATTACCTCATATTTCAAGAAGTCTGGAGTTAAGTTTTTCCTAATTGGTTCAGGCTCAGAATGTTACGACTCAGACCCAAGTCTCGGAGATTCTCATGGTCTTCCTCTTATGATCTTTACATGACTCTAGCAATTCTTAGCCTCATGTTTTCATACAGAAGCCAAAGCCATTATGTATACAACCTTTAAAAgcaagtatatattaaaaaacatcaaacttgaaatttgtttcatttcagttttaatCTACATGCTAATATATTGATTGAGTAGTATAGAAAAACATATACATCTCAATCATCAAGATATCAATCTAATAGTTGGTAATTACATTTAAAACATTCATATTGATGAAGGTTAGGTCTACATACATTAAAACCCAGTTACGTTTTTAACACTTTTAGAGAATCTATGTATATCCTTGAATCATTCATTTAACATCTGAAGTTTTTCCTAAAGCTGTAGATAACACTATAATCCAATAATCCAGATTTCATGAATATAGTTAATATACTGCATGATTATTTCAAACTTCTTGATAAATTTCTTTTGTAAGCATCATTTAAACATGTATTGACATGTAGCTTAATATTTATAGGCTGAAGTTATATCCATTGAAATTTGATATATTTGAATttataacttaattttattttattttatttatttatttatttttttgacaggAAATAGCATTTATTGGTGAGCGTGATTAAGGAGGGGACAGCACTGATGCTCATGAGTGCAGGGCCCGCCATTTGTCCAGAGGACCACGATTAGGGATGTATTTGACCCCACAGCCGTCTGGGATGAGTCGCTTTTCTGCCACCATGTTCTCAAATTCATCCGTGTTGAACTTGGTAAATCCCCACTTCTTAGAGATGTGGATCTTCTGGCGGCCAAGGAACTTGAACTTGGCCCGGCGGAGGGCTTCAATCACATGTTCCTTGTTCTGCAGCTTGGTGCGGATGGACATTATGACCTGGCCAATGTGGACCCTGGCCACTGTGCCCTGGGGCTTTCCAAAGGCACCGCGCATACCTGTCTGGAGTCTATCAGCTCCAGCGCAAGACAACATCTTGTTGATACGGATGACATGGAAGGGGTGGAGCCGCACTCGGATGTGAAAACCATCTTTGCCACAACTTTTCACCATGTACTTGTTGGCACAAATACGGGCAGCCTTCAGGGCTTCAGAGGAGAGCTGCTCATACTCATCTGACACCATGTGGCCACAGAGTGGGAACTCATCCACTTTGGCCTTCTTACGCCCCAAGTCGAAGATGCGAATCTTAGCATCAGGGACACCTCGGCAGAAGCGAGACTTTGGGTACGGCTTGTTCTTACAATACCGGTAACACCGGGCGGGGCGGCGGCCCATGGCGACACCAGGATCTTCAGTGGCGTGCCAAAGGGAAAGAGctataacttaattttaaaaagcagctttTTTTGATAGGTTTGGATATATACATCACAACACTAGGGCTTCAATTTGAACATTTAATctataatttataaacatttataaatattgtacttgaaaggaaaaatagtctctttttttcctttgtgaataGATGTTATTTTGAATCACAAGTTCAACATATCTCTCAGGATTCTACCTCAAAACTATGTAGAAAATGCTTGCCTTTCTTggaaatatacttgaattaattcCAGCTGAATATTTTAGATAtgacttattttgaaaatatgtaacACTTGGATAGTATAGGCAGTACTTCGTTATGAATCTTTGTCAAAATATGacatattttgcaaataaaatcaagcagtaaagaattaaGGGATAACTAAATGATGAGGATAATAAAAATCTAAAgtgtaaattataaaattattgtttattCAGTGATTTGAATAATGTGGTAAATGCTAATGAGTATTCTCAAATTTACCAGTAAGTATAATTAAA is part of the Bos indicus x Bos taurus breed Angus x Brahman F1 hybrid chromosome 1, Bos_hybrid_MaternalHap_v2.0, whole genome shotgun sequence genome and encodes:
- the LOC113876286 gene encoding 60S ribosomal protein L10-like, which produces MGRRPARCYRYCKNKPYPKSRFCRGVPDAKIRIFDLGRKKAKVDEFPLCGHMVSDEYEQLSSEALKAARICANKYMVKSCGKDGFHIRVRLHPFHVIRINKMLSCAGADRLQTGMRGAFGKPQGTVARVHIGQVIMSIRTKLQNKEHVIEALRRAKFKFLGRQKIHISKKWGFTKFNTDEFENMVAEKRLIPDGCGVKYIPNRGPLDKWRALHS